Proteins encoded within one genomic window of Synechococcus sp. PCC 7335:
- the infC gene encoding translation initiation factor IF-3 — MNQQIRSAQVLLIDNEGTNRGLTDTPEALALAKAAKLDLVVVSPDQDTPVAKILDYGKHQYQSRKRQKQSARTSVKEVRLRPNVGDSDYMVRINKAIAWLERGDSVKFQVRLRGREHQHRDRATDLLNRVIEDLSKVSKVQTFDRRSLMVQVVPN, encoded by the coding sequence ATCAATCAACAGATCCGTTCCGCGCAGGTTCTTCTGATTGACAATGAAGGTACCAATCGCGGCCTGACCGACACACCAGAGGCGCTGGCCTTAGCTAAAGCGGCCAAGCTTGACCTTGTAGTGGTCTCACCTGACCAGGATACGCCAGTTGCCAAGATTCTAGACTATGGCAAGCATCAGTATCAAAGCCGTAAGCGTCAGAAACAAAGCGCTCGTACCTCTGTCAAAGAAGTTAGATTGCGTCCTAATGTTGGCGACTCTGACTATATGGTGCGAATCAATAAAGCGATCGCGTGGTTAGAGCGTGGTGATTCGGTCAAATTTCAGGTTCGTCTTAGAGGGCGCGAACATCAGCACCGTGATCGCGCTACCGATTTGCTCAACCGGGTTATAGAAGATCTATCAAAAGTCAGCAAAGTGCAGACCTTTGATCGGCGATCGCTAATGGTTCAAGTCGTTCCAAATTAG
- a CDS encoding 1-acyl-sn-glycerol-3-phosphate acyltransferase has translation MPKTRRAAPPLTFIPPVYSPWIMRLVHWALPFLMRFRIRPWLPAGITRIEVKNVERLVKLYAELEAGESRFLMAVRHVEVDDPLTGLYLCSRAVKRAAKAQGIPLQQPIHTHFLYERGMTLWAGKGLGWMLSRIGGVPIRRGRRPDWVSLKAARKLMIQGTMPMVVAPEGATNGHSERLGPLEPGVAQLGFWCAEDLAREQRLEQVFILPIGIRYRYEQAYWPQLQHLLNRLEKESGLSRQENLAPSADKDCYLRILRLGIYLLTTMESFYDRFYPRTFKSQAEPQTPQTIDVEKLSYLELADIDPATYSDRLRSLLDGALKVAEQFFNLSNKGTVVDRCRRIEEASWQVIYREDLPALSTLSPFERGLADWAAQEASLRELHMRVVESFVAVDGEYLKEKPSFERCAEMAMLMFDLVTKIGDRSPADRSGAGRPRLGKRRVTMVVQPPISVSDRLADYQQNRRAGRAAVASLTEEIRLSLEATIEQSDG, from the coding sequence ATGCCCAAAACCCGCCGCGCTGCGCCGCCGCTCACCTTCATCCCCCCCGTCTATAGTCCATGGATAATGCGGCTGGTTCACTGGGCACTGCCTTTTTTGATGCGCTTTCGTATTCGTCCTTGGTTGCCGGCAGGCATCACTCGAATAGAGGTAAAGAATGTGGAGCGACTGGTTAAGCTCTATGCTGAACTAGAAGCGGGAGAGTCCCGTTTTTTGATGGCGGTGCGACATGTTGAAGTAGACGATCCACTCACAGGTCTCTATCTATGCTCTCGAGCTGTAAAGCGAGCGGCCAAAGCGCAAGGCATTCCACTACAACAGCCCATCCACACACACTTTTTGTATGAGCGGGGAATGACTCTTTGGGCTGGCAAAGGGCTAGGATGGATGCTTTCACGTATCGGCGGCGTGCCCATTCGCCGGGGCAGGCGACCAGACTGGGTAAGTCTAAAAGCTGCTAGAAAGCTAATGATACAAGGGACGATGCCGATGGTGGTCGCACCAGAAGGGGCGACGAATGGTCACAGTGAACGGTTAGGCCCGCTAGAGCCGGGGGTGGCTCAGCTAGGCTTCTGGTGCGCAGAAGATTTGGCCCGAGAGCAGCGACTTGAGCAAGTCTTTATCTTGCCGATAGGGATTCGGTATCGCTACGAGCAAGCCTACTGGCCTCAGCTACAACACCTGTTGAATAGACTGGAAAAAGAAAGCGGTCTATCTAGACAAGAAAACCTTGCACCGAGCGCCGACAAAGACTGCTACTTACGCATTCTTAGACTGGGTATCTATCTGCTGACAACGATGGAATCCTTCTACGATCGGTTCTATCCGCGTACTTTTAAGTCTCAAGCTGAGCCTCAAACTCCTCAAACTATAGATGTCGAGAAGCTCTCTTATCTAGAACTTGCAGACATAGACCCGGCAACTTATTCTGACAGGCTACGCTCCCTACTAGATGGGGCCCTAAAAGTAGCCGAACAGTTCTTTAATCTGTCTAATAAAGGCACTGTTGTCGATCGCTGTCGGCGCATAGAAGAAGCGAGTTGGCAGGTCATCTATCGCGAGGATCTACCAGCGCTCTCTACGCTTTCGCCTTTTGAAAGAGGTCTAGCAGACTGGGCAGCGCAGGAAGCAAGTCTAAGAGAGCTGCACATGCGCGTTGTAGAAAGCTTTGTGGCAGTAGATGGTGAATACTTGAAAGAAAAACCGTCTTTCGAGCGCTGCGCTGAGATGGCGATGCTGATGTTTGATCTAGTCACCAAGATTGGTGATCGTTCACCTGCTGATAGGTCAGGTGCGGGTCGGCCTCGGCTAGGAAAACGCCGGGTGACTATGGTGGTGCAGCCACCTATTTCGGTGAGCGATCGCTTAGCAGACTACCAGCAGAATAGACGGGCGGGACGCGCTGCTGTGGCAAGCCTTACCGAAGAAATTCGTCTGTCGCTAGAAGCCACCATCGAGCAGTCGGACGGTTGA
- a CDS encoding TIGR02588 family protein — protein sequence MKMTDVDVTKLKGSAAERSAAERSVAETPGTRSLAEWLTLAISSLVLLIIVALVLYDWQLSKNLPPAFQVEVSETSRLIEKQYYVPFTLKNTGGRIARTVQVIAELTLPDGSDESGEQQFDFLSGNEQKQGGFVFDHDPQTGELVVRVASFGLP from the coding sequence ATGAAGATGACCGACGTTGATGTCACTAAATTGAAAGGCTCAGCCGCAGAGAGATCAGCCGCAGAGAGATCAGTCGCAGAGACACCTGGTACCCGCTCTTTGGCCGAATGGCTGACCCTAGCTATCTCATCCTTAGTACTGTTAATTATTGTTGCCCTAGTCCTCTATGACTGGCAGCTCAGCAAAAATCTACCGCCCGCTTTTCAAGTCGAAGTGAGTGAGACTAGCAGACTGATAGAAAAACAATACTACGTACCGTTCACGCTCAAGAATACAGGGGGCCGAATTGCGAGAACGGTTCAAGTGATCGCAGAGCTAACCCTTCCTGATGGCAGCGACGAAAGCGGAGAACAACAGTTTGACTTTCTATCTGGAAATGAACAGAAACAGGGGGGATTCGTGTTCGATCACGATCCGCAAACAGGAGAGTTAGTGGTGCGCGTAGCCAGCTTTGGACTACCCTAA
- a CDS encoding TIGR02587 family membrane protein has translation MWVVELQAILRGAAGSFLFGIPLLYTVEVWSIGSSTNPLRLLAVQAVTFVVVLLLTQIEGFRRSLSIRPLETVLEAIEALGIGIICAAIALLLLRRITLETPLSEALGKLIFEGVPFSLGVTLARSTLERRRTKQRRTLSIDSALTVNIRSTMQNSIGSALGDTLIDIDATLIGAIVIAFSIAPTEEIAIIAAGMPPWWLLLVMSFSLAISYIIVFASGFTDRTERTQRGLLLSPITETLLAYIVVLVASTLMLVFFQQLTGNDPWQEWLGDVIVLGLPASVGGAAGRILA, from the coding sequence ATGTGGGTAGTTGAGCTGCAAGCGATTTTGCGAGGAGCCGCAGGGAGCTTTTTGTTTGGTATTCCACTGCTCTACACTGTCGAAGTTTGGTCGATTGGCTCCTCTACTAATCCCCTGCGGCTGTTAGCAGTGCAGGCAGTGACATTTGTTGTAGTGCTGTTGTTAACTCAGATAGAGGGCTTTCGGCGATCGCTGTCAATTAGGCCACTAGAGACCGTATTAGAAGCTATTGAGGCACTAGGCATTGGCATCATCTGCGCGGCGATCGCCCTGCTCCTGCTACGTCGAATTACCCTTGAAACGCCTCTTTCAGAAGCGCTGGGCAAGCTGATCTTTGAAGGCGTTCCGTTCTCTTTGGGCGTGACCTTAGCGCGATCTACTTTAGAGCGACGTCGAACCAAACAGCGACGCACGCTGAGCATCGACTCGGCATTGACGGTTAACATACGCAGCACGATGCAAAACTCAATCGGCAGTGCCTTAGGCGATACGCTGATCGATATCGATGCCACTTTAATTGGAGCTATCGTAATCGCATTTAGTATCGCACCTACTGAAGAGATTGCAATTATTGCCGCCGGGATGCCGCCTTGGTGGCTACTGTTAGTGATGAGCTTCTCTTTGGCAATCTCGTATATCATTGTGTTTGCTTCCGGGTTTACTGATCGCACTGAACGGACACAAAGGGGACTGCTACTGAGTCCGATTACTGAAACGCTATTGGCCTATATTGTGGTGCTAGTTGCTTCGACGCTTATGTTAGTCTTCTTCCAGCAGCTTACTGGAAATGATCCCTGGCAAGAATGGCTTGGTGACGTTATTGTGCTGGGTCTACCGGCTTCCGTTGGTGGAGCAGCAGGTCGTATCTTGGCCTGA
- a CDS encoding DUF2993 domain-containing protein codes for MIIVLPRREVHISPSRLTVGISGVICGLFLASCTPTSLVEQGIERELPKYVGPAEHYDVEIAGLDVKRASADSVVAVGERVRPEGAPVIDRLSLHLSGVVYDKQTERLSDVESVSLTAVVKTPDLSDFLETYRNVREAEVTLQAPNRAALRIRPQIDQFALPNGITVDVGGELVGKDTQLRFEVDSVSAAGIDLSAIAADRLSEAINPLADLKDLPIEVEIASVVAAGESIGMEVIGDPNSFSPE; via the coding sequence ATGATCATCGTACTCCCGCGTAGAGAAGTACATATCTCGCCATCCCGGCTGACAGTCGGTATTTCAGGGGTGATTTGCGGACTATTTTTGGCTAGCTGCACGCCAACTAGTTTAGTTGAGCAGGGTATTGAACGTGAGCTGCCTAAATACGTTGGTCCGGCCGAGCACTACGACGTCGAGATCGCAGGACTCGATGTTAAACGGGCCAGCGCCGATAGTGTTGTTGCTGTGGGAGAAAGAGTTCGGCCAGAAGGCGCACCTGTAATTGATCGGCTCTCTTTGCATCTCTCGGGTGTCGTCTACGACAAACAGACGGAAAGACTCTCTGATGTAGAAAGCGTCAGTCTTACAGCCGTGGTCAAAACGCCAGACTTATCAGATTTTCTGGAGACTTATCGAAACGTTCGAGAAGCCGAAGTGACCCTACAAGCGCCAAATCGAGCGGCGCTTCGTATCCGACCTCAGATCGATCAGTTTGCCTTGCCTAATGGGATTACGGTTGATGTCGGCGGTGAGTTAGTCGGGAAAGATACGCAACTTCGCTTCGAAGTGGATAGCGTTAGCGCTGCGGGTATCGATCTTAGCGCGATCGCCGCTGACCGTCTCTCTGAAGCCATAAATCCGCTCGCTGACCTAAAAGATCTGCCAATAGAAGTAGAGATTGCTTCTGTGGTTGCGGCAGGTGAGAGTATTGGTATGGAAGTTATTGGTGATCCCAATAGCTTTTCTCCTGAGTAG
- a CDS encoding YegS/Rv2252/BmrU family lipid kinase encodes MFKNIYLIFNPVSGQGDPVQDLATIRSEIEPSAPLTVLETTKEDPAEELAALAVNRGADCVIASGGDGTVSAVAGALIKGNATLGIVPRGTANAIASAFSISTDLLEACRTILTGNPHNIDVAICNGKPLLLLAGIGLEADVIAQANRQLKNKIGSAAYILSAFRQVQELETFKAVMETPNRIITVRASGITVANVAPATSVLAQGSSSVVPYDGLLDVTIFAPEGTGGAIAASYNLFQTALNKRSTKREDVGYFRCSSVKVTTDPEQEVVLDGEMIGPTPLDIQCIPDGLMLMTPSNGNFDPLEKLEDLPELEIKYKRQQ; translated from the coding sequence ATGTTCAAGAACATTTATCTGATTTTTAATCCTGTCTCTGGACAAGGAGATCCTGTTCAGGATCTTGCTACCATTCGTAGCGAGATAGAACCTAGCGCTCCGCTGACAGTTTTAGAAACTACAAAAGAAGACCCTGCCGAAGAGTTAGCTGCGTTGGCTGTCAATAGAGGCGCTGATTGCGTAATCGCTTCGGGGGGAGATGGTACAGTTTCGGCAGTTGCTGGCGCATTGATCAAAGGTAATGCGACGTTAGGTATTGTGCCTAGAGGAACGGCAAATGCGATCGCATCGGCTTTTAGTATCTCGACAGATCTGCTCGAAGCCTGTCGAACAATTCTTACGGGTAACCCTCATAACATCGATGTCGCCATCTGCAACGGCAAACCCTTACTGCTGCTTGCCGGAATCGGACTAGAAGCAGATGTCATCGCTCAAGCTAATCGTCAGCTTAAAAATAAGATTGGTAGCGCTGCCTACATCCTCTCGGCGTTTCGTCAGGTGCAAGAGCTAGAAACGTTCAAAGCAGTGATGGAAACGCCCAATAGAATTATTACCGTCAGAGCCTCTGGAATCACCGTTGCCAATGTTGCACCTGCGACTTCAGTGCTAGCTCAAGGATCCTCTAGCGTGGTGCCATACGATGGGTTGTTAGACGTTACTATCTTTGCACCTGAAGGGACTGGCGGGGCGATCGCAGCATCTTATAATCTCTTTCAAACTGCGCTTAATAAACGCTCGACCAAAAGAGAAGATGTTGGCTACTTCCGCTGTAGCTCAGTCAAGGTGACAACAGACCCTGAGCAAGAAGTAGTTCTAGACGGTGAGATGATTGGACCTACCCCGCTTGATATTCAGTGCATTCCAGACGGATTAATGCTGATGACGCCTTCAAATGGCAACTTCGATCCGTTAGAAAAATTAGAAGATCTCCCGGAGCTAGAGATCAAATACAAACGTCAGCAATGA
- a CDS encoding heavy metal translocating P-type ATPase: MTEATLKLKGMSCAACASNIESVIAQVAGISSIRVNFAAEQASVEYDESSTNIRKIQAAISEAGYEASARVNLSVKQEDIQAQEERKAYQKELLTKTIVSGMVGLVLTIGMLPMMLGVSIPNWPMFLHNPWLQLVLATPVLFWCGQSFYTNAWKTFLRRAANMNTLVALGTGAAYIYSLFVTLFPTVLVSKGLAPDVYYEAAVVIIALLLLGRYLENRARSQTSDAIRQLMDLQANTAHIIRKGEEVELPLEDVIVGDVVVVRPGEKIPVDGVVIAGISTVDESMVTGEPMPVKKEQGETVIGSTINKTGSFRFRASRVGSDTMLAQIVQLVQEAQGSKAPIQRVADQVTGWFVPVVIAIALLTFILWFTLMGNITLALLTAVGVLIIACPCALGLATPTSIMVGTGKGAENGILIKNAESLERAHKLRAIVVDKTGTLTEGKPTVTDYLTVRGTANSNEIRLLKMAAAVEKNSEHPLAEAVVNYAKAQGIQQSTLDDVQDFEAVIGKGVQATVEGRLVQIGTDRWMRELGIDTQVLQSQRQAWESAAKTTAWIALDGKVEALMGISDALKETSARVVHTLQKMGLEVVMLTGDNQQTAEAIAKAVGIRRVFAEVRPDQKADWIKQLQSKSPYKSRQNRQVAMVGDGINDAPALAQADVGIAIGTGTDVAIAASDITLISGDLQGIVTAIQLSKATINTIRQNLFFAFIYNVAGIPIAAGILYPVFGWLLNPMIAGAAMAFSSFSVVTNALRLRNFRPEMY; encoded by the coding sequence ATGACAGAGGCCACCTTAAAACTCAAAGGCATGAGCTGTGCCGCTTGTGCAAGTAATATCGAATCCGTAATTGCTCAAGTAGCAGGAATCAGCAGCATACGGGTAAATTTCGCAGCTGAGCAAGCCAGCGTTGAATATGATGAGAGCAGCACCAATATAAGAAAGATTCAGGCCGCTATCTCTGAAGCTGGTTACGAAGCGAGTGCTAGAGTCAACTTAAGCGTAAAACAAGAAGATATTCAGGCACAGGAAGAGAGGAAAGCCTATCAGAAAGAACTACTAACCAAAACAATTGTCAGCGGTATGGTTGGATTAGTCCTTACTATAGGCATGTTGCCAATGATGTTAGGTGTTAGCATTCCTAACTGGCCAATGTTTTTACATAATCCTTGGCTACAGCTTGTACTAGCAACACCTGTATTGTTTTGGTGTGGTCAGTCATTTTATACAAATGCTTGGAAAACGTTTCTGCGCCGAGCTGCCAATATGAATACGCTGGTGGCACTAGGAACTGGAGCTGCCTATATCTATTCTCTTTTTGTCACACTGTTTCCTACCGTCTTGGTGTCTAAGGGGCTAGCGCCAGATGTGTATTATGAAGCAGCAGTTGTGATTATTGCGCTATTGCTGCTAGGACGTTACCTGGAAAACAGAGCCAGAAGTCAGACTTCAGATGCCATTCGCCAGCTTATGGATTTACAGGCAAACACAGCTCATATTATTAGGAAGGGCGAAGAAGTTGAACTTCCTCTAGAAGATGTGATTGTTGGTGATGTGGTTGTTGTTCGTCCTGGTGAGAAGATTCCTGTAGATGGTGTAGTTATAGCAGGTATATCTACTGTAGATGAGTCGATGGTGACTGGAGAGCCAATGCCTGTCAAGAAAGAGCAGGGCGAAACAGTCATCGGTTCGACAATAAACAAGACAGGTAGCTTTAGGTTTAGGGCTTCGCGGGTAGGCTCTGATACTATGCTGGCGCAGATCGTCCAGCTTGTTCAAGAAGCTCAAGGATCAAAAGCACCCATCCAAAGGGTAGCCGATCAAGTAACAGGATGGTTCGTTCCGGTAGTAATTGCGATCGCGCTGCTCACTTTCATTCTCTGGTTCACCCTGATGGGGAACATTACATTAGCATTGCTGACAGCGGTAGGCGTGCTAATCATCGCCTGTCCGTGCGCTTTGGGCCTGGCAACACCAACCTCAATCATGGTGGGTACTGGTAAAGGTGCAGAAAATGGCATCCTCATCAAGAACGCCGAGAGCCTAGAACGTGCCCATAAGCTACGAGCAATTGTTGTCGATAAGACTGGAACCCTGACGGAGGGAAAACCTACCGTCACTGATTACCTAACCGTTCGTGGTACGGCAAATAGTAACGAGATTAGGCTGTTAAAAATGGCCGCAGCCGTCGAGAAAAATTCTGAGCATCCTTTAGCAGAAGCCGTCGTCAACTATGCCAAAGCGCAGGGCATTCAGCAAAGCACACTTGATGACGTTCAAGACTTTGAAGCTGTCATTGGCAAAGGCGTTCAGGCCACTGTTGAAGGCCGTTTAGTGCAGATTGGCACCGATCGCTGGATGCGAGAATTAGGCATTGATACCCAAGTGCTCCAGTCTCAACGACAGGCATGGGAAAGCGCTGCCAAAACAACGGCTTGGATCGCGCTTGATGGCAAGGTAGAAGCACTGATGGGTATCTCAGACGCTTTGAAAGAGACATCTGCTCGAGTGGTCCATACGCTTCAGAAGATGGGCTTGGAAGTAGTGATGCTAACTGGAGATAATCAGCAAACAGCAGAGGCGATCGCTAAAGCAGTCGGTATTCGTCGTGTCTTCGCAGAAGTTCGCCCTGACCAAAAAGCAGATTGGATCAAGCAGCTGCAGTCTAAATCACCCTACAAAAGTAGACAAAATAGGCAAGTGGCGATGGTCGGCGACGGCATCAATGATGCGCCTGCCCTAGCCCAAGCCGATGTTGGCATCGCGATCGGAACAGGAACAGATGTCGCGATCGCAGCTAGTGATATCACTTTAATTTCTGGCGACCTACAAGGCATCGTTACTGCCATCCAACTTAGCAAAGCCACTATCAATACCATCCGTCAAAATCTTTTCTTTGCCTTTATCTACAACGTAGCGGGTATCCCAATTGCAGCAGGCATTCTCTATCCTGTGTTTGGTTGGCTATTAAATCCTATGATTGCAGGAGCAGCAATGGCATTTAGCTCATTTTCTGTAGTCACTAACGCCCTTCGACTCAGAAACTTTCGACCAGAGATGTACTGA